Proteins encoded by one window of Cylindrospermum stagnale PCC 7417:
- a CDS encoding M48 family metallopeptidase, with protein sequence MPILQIGQTSIPYTVRYSNRIKNQRIIVTPEAVEVVAPPDTPSEEITDFLDSKRRWLFNAVEDCRPKHSPEIPQGYISGAKVMYRGRSLMLQIESADVKQVMITCKSRFYIQVPQQLTQIQQQEAIELALITWKCDRVLQDIKHFAKIYANKLGLTLPNVKLSEQKQVWGTCGKDGIIRINWHLVHAPVAVLEYVVAHELVHLITPPSR encoded by the coding sequence ATGCCTATTTTACAAATTGGTCAAACCAGCATTCCCTACACTGTGCGCTATAGTAATCGCATTAAAAACCAGCGCATCATTGTTACCCCTGAAGCTGTAGAAGTTGTTGCACCACCTGATACTCCCTCTGAAGAAATTACCGATTTTCTTGATAGCAAACGGCGCTGGCTATTTAATGCTGTTGAAGATTGTCGCCCAAAGCATTCACCAGAAATTCCCCAGGGTTACATTAGTGGGGCAAAGGTGATGTACCGGGGACGTAGCTTAATGTTGCAGATAGAGTCAGCCGATGTAAAACAGGTAATGATTACTTGCAAAAGCCGCTTTTATATCCAAGTACCACAGCAATTGACTCAAATTCAGCAACAGGAGGCGATTGAGCTTGCTTTGATTACGTGGAAATGCGATCGCGTTTTGCAGGACATTAAGCATTTCGCCAAAATTTATGCAAATAAGTTAGGGCTCACGCTACCAAATGTCAAGCTTTCCGAGCAAAAACAAGTTTGGGGAACCTGTGGCAAAGATGGCATAATTCGCATCAATTGGCATTTAGTTCACGCTCCTGTGGCGGTTCTGGAATATGTAGTCGCTCATGAATTAGTCCACTTAATTACACCGCCATCACGGTAA
- a CDS encoding cytochrome b/b6 domain-containing protein, producing the protein MNSPLKSRKLPTQAIGAKIFHSCNIVSLFLMLTSGLQIYNANPVFGGRAGLHIPPIFTLGAWLAGGRHWHFAAMWLFSLNLLWYGIYVLITRRWRHRFVGVNDLKALQKSQNSQRLIYAWHRIAYTAIIPILLLALLTGIGMYKPAQFPWILDMFGSWQALRIVHFASVPMVILFAVIHSLLGRQAGGDKLTESMFW; encoded by the coding sequence ATGAATTCTCCCTTAAAATCTCGCAAGTTACCAACTCAAGCAATAGGGGCCAAGATATTCCATTCCTGCAATATCGTTAGCCTGTTTCTCATGCTTACCAGTGGACTCCAAATTTACAACGCCAACCCGGTTTTTGGTGGACGTGCAGGCTTACATATTCCTCCCATATTTACCTTAGGTGCTTGGTTAGCGGGGGGTAGACACTGGCATTTTGCCGCTATGTGGCTCTTTTCGCTCAATTTATTATGGTATGGAATTTATGTTTTAATTACCCGACGTTGGCGACATCGCTTTGTGGGAGTTAATGACCTTAAAGCATTGCAAAAAAGTCAAAACTCCCAGCGGTTAATTTATGCTTGGCACCGCATCGCCTATACAGCAATTATTCCTATATTGCTACTAGCTTTACTGACCGGAATAGGAATGTATAAACCTGCTCAATTTCCTTGGATTTTGGATATGTTCGGCAGTTGGCAAGCGCTGCGAATTGTTCATTTTGCCTCAGTACCAATGGTTATCTTATTTGCCGTAATTCATTCTCTATTAGGAAGGCAAGCTGGGGGTGATAAACTCACAGAATCAATGTTTTGGTAA
- a CDS encoding dihydroorotase codes for MSSAKSLLIRHARIILPNGELMIGDVLTRDRQIVAVAPEISPTTPTKEIDAQGLTLLPGVIDPQVHFREPGLEHKEDLFTASCACAKGGVTSFLEMPNTRPLTTTQFAIEDKLKRASEKSLVNYGFFIGATTDNLADLLSAKPTPGIKIFMGSMHGQLLIDQEAALEAIFAQGTRLIAVHAEDQARINQRRQEFADIHDPAVHSQIQDNQAALLATQLALKLSQKYQRRLHILHMSTAEEADLLRQHKPSWVTAEVTPQHLLMNTDAYEKIGTLAQMNPPLRSPHDNQVLWQALRDGVIDFIATDHAPHTLEEKAQPYPNSPSGMPGVETSLALMLTAAMQSKCTVAQVVHWMSKAVAVAYGIPHKGAIAPGYDADLVLVDLNTYRPVLREELLTKCGWSPFEGWNLTGWAVTTIVGGEIVYDKGQLNTSVRGQALTFV; via the coding sequence ATGTCATCTGCCAAAAGTTTACTAATTCGCCACGCCCGCATTATTCTACCCAATGGTGAATTGATGATTGGGGATGTATTGACGCGCGATCGCCAAATAGTTGCAGTGGCGCCGGAAATTTCCCCGACCACACCGACCAAAGAAATTGACGCACAAGGGTTAACTTTGTTGCCTGGAGTGATAGATCCCCAGGTGCATTTCCGGGAACCAGGACTAGAACATAAGGAAGATTTGTTTACTGCTAGTTGTGCTTGTGCCAAAGGGGGGGTGACATCATTTCTGGAAATGCCCAATACACGCCCGCTAACGACTACCCAATTCGCAATAGAAGACAAACTAAAACGTGCCTCCGAGAAGTCCTTGGTTAATTATGGCTTTTTTATTGGGGCGACGACTGACAATTTAGCAGATTTGCTTTCGGCAAAGCCAACACCAGGAATTAAAATTTTTATGGGGTCGATGCATGGTCAGTTGCTAATTGACCAAGAAGCAGCGTTGGAGGCGATATTTGCCCAAGGAACTCGCTTAATTGCTGTTCATGCAGAAGATCAAGCGAGAATCAACCAACGACGCCAAGAATTTGCCGATATTCATGATCCAGCAGTTCATTCCCAAATTCAAGACAATCAAGCGGCACTTTTGGCGACTCAACTAGCGTTAAAGCTATCTCAAAAATACCAACGGCGTCTCCATATTCTACATATGTCAACGGCCGAGGAGGCAGATTTGCTGCGTCAGCATAAACCAAGTTGGGTAACGGCAGAGGTGACTCCACAGCATTTGTTGATGAATACTGATGCTTATGAAAAGATTGGGACTTTAGCGCAGATGAATCCACCTTTGCGATCGCCACATGATAATCAAGTCCTTTGGCAAGCTTTACGCGATGGTGTAATTGATTTTATCGCTACAGACCACGCCCCCCACACCTTAGAAGAAAAAGCTCAACCATACCCCAACAGCCCCTCTGGAATGCCTGGGGTAGAAACTTCTCTAGCTTTAATGTTAACAGCTGCGATGCAGTCCAAGTGTACTGTGGCTCAAGTTGTTCACTGGATGTCAAAGGCTGTGGCTGTAGCTTATGGTATTCCCCACAAAGGCGCGATCGCACCTGGTTACGATGCCGATTTAGTTCTGGTAGATTTAAACACTTATCGCCCAGTCTTGCGTGAAGAACTATTAACCAAGTGCGGTTGGAGTCCATTTGAGGGCTGGAACCTTACCGGATGGGCTGTTACAACCATTGTCGGCGGCGAAATTGTTTACGACAAAGGGCAGCTAAATACATCAGTGCGAGGTCAAGCTTTAACTTTCGTGTAG
- the ruvC gene encoding crossover junction endodeoxyribonuclease RuvC: protein MEKRILGIDPGLAIVGFGLITCTQNEAKAQDTTVKMLDFGVIRTSADAEMGQRLCTLFDDLHTLMEEFKPDLVAIEKLFFYRMSNTILVAQARGVLILVLGQLRLPYIEFTPAQIKQALTGYGNADKAEVQDAVAQALDLDDIPKPDDASDALAVALTAWYQL from the coding sequence ATGGAAAAGCGAATTTTAGGAATAGATCCGGGACTGGCAATTGTCGGATTTGGGCTAATTACCTGCACACAAAACGAAGCTAAAGCACAAGATACAACCGTAAAAATGCTGGATTTTGGGGTAATCCGTACGTCTGCCGATGCAGAAATGGGACAACGGTTGTGTACCTTATTCGACGATTTGCACACCCTGATGGAGGAATTTAAACCAGATTTGGTTGCAATTGAGAAATTATTCTTCTATCGTATGTCAAATACTATCCTAGTTGCACAGGCAAGGGGTGTATTAATTTTAGTTTTGGGCCAGCTTCGTCTCCCATATATAGAGTTTACCCCAGCACAAATAAAGCAAGCTTTAACGGGGTACGGGAATGCAGATAAGGCTGAAGTGCAAGATGCCGTAGCCCAAGCCTTGGATTTAGATGATATTCCCAAGCCTGATGATGCTTCAGACGCTTTGGCTGTAGCCCTAACTGCTTGGTATCAGTTATAG
- a CDS encoding molybdopterin-dependent oxidoreductase codes for MSHKEDINLIRVNRPQLTRRKFLQLSGISSVSLFLGGCGTPALEDLVGKLSEPLNQKVEGLIFKPQKLVPEFSASEIEPEALIINTFRATPIIDPAKYRLIIDGEVNNPLSLSLADIQALPQTSMIIRHVCVEGWAAIVQWGGVGMREIVALSQPKANVQYAYFKSADGYYESWDIASALHPQTLLAYQKNGEPLPVENGAPLRLASPIKLGYKQSKWVTQITLANYFSPFKGYWEDQGYEWFAGL; via the coding sequence ATGTCCCATAAAGAAGATATCAACTTAATTCGTGTAAACCGTCCTCAATTAACTCGCCGGAAATTTTTACAACTTTCGGGAATTTCTAGTGTGAGTTTATTTCTCGGTGGTTGTGGTACACCAGCATTAGAAGACTTAGTGGGTAAACTTTCTGAACCGCTGAATCAGAAGGTTGAAGGCTTAATATTTAAACCACAAAAACTTGTACCGGAATTTTCTGCTAGTGAAATTGAACCAGAAGCATTAATAATTAATACTTTCCGGGCTACTCCCATCATTGACCCAGCAAAATACCGTTTAATTATTGATGGTGAAGTAAATAATCCCCTCAGCCTCAGCCTAGCAGACATTCAGGCTTTGCCGCAAACTTCCATGATTATTCGTCACGTTTGTGTAGAAGGTTGGGCGGCGATCGTACAATGGGGTGGCGTAGGTATGCGAGAAATTGTTGCTCTCTCCCAACCTAAAGCAAATGTCCAGTATGCTTACTTTAAATCGGCTGATGGCTACTACGAAAGTTGGGATATAGCTTCAGCGCTACATCCCCAAACTTTATTAGCTTATCAAAAAAACGGCGAACCTTTGCCAGTAGAAAATGGTGCGCCCTTGCGTTTAGCTTCGCCGATTAAACTTGGTTATAAGCAGAGTAAGTGGGTTACTCAAATTACTCTAGCTAATTATTTTTCACCTTTTAAGGGCTACTGGGAGGATCAGGGTTACGAATGGTTTGCAGGACTGTGA
- a CDS encoding bifunctional alanine racemase/tRNA (adenosine(37)-N6)-threonylcarbamoyltransferase complex ATPase subunit type 1 TsaE has translation MNIFLADAEATICLGVILGELLTAGSVILLEADLGAGKTTLVQGIGKGLGITESIVSPTFTLINEYTEGRLPLYHLDLYRLEANEVAALNLETYWEGVEVMPGIVAIEWPQRLPYKPDSYLSVRLSYGDNNTRIAEITPFNCVISGDFAARCISYF, from the coding sequence ATGAACATCTTTCTTGCAGATGCAGAAGCAACGATCTGTTTGGGTGTAATTCTTGGAGAATTGCTGACTGCTGGTAGTGTAATTTTACTAGAAGCGGATTTAGGCGCTGGCAAAACTACCTTGGTGCAAGGTATTGGTAAGGGTCTGGGTATCACTGAATCGATTGTCAGTCCCACGTTTACCCTGATTAACGAGTACACCGAAGGACGCCTCCCGCTTTACCATTTGGATCTATATCGCTTAGAAGCAAATGAAGTTGCCGCTTTGAATTTAGAAACTTATTGGGAAGGCGTTGAAGTCATGCCGGGAATTGTAGCGATTGAGTGGCCCCAACGTTTGCCTTACAAGCCAGATAGTTATCTGAGTGTGCGCTTGAGTTATGGGGATAACAATACTCGTATAGCGGAAATCACGCCATTTAATTGTGTTATTAGTGGAGATTTCGCCGCCAGATGTATTAGTTATTTCTGA
- a CDS encoding MOSC N-terminal beta barrel domain-containing protein yields the protein MPYLAKILLYPIKSLDGVEVETATVLESGALKYDGAYVGPQRPQGDRARRPQGDGARRPQGDGARRPQGDGARRPQGDGARRPQGDGARRPQGDREFAIFDTQGRLVNGKRHAKIHLLRSEFSLESRTISLQIPGSNSPQVFHLDQERQRLEATLSDFFEFTVTFKQNSQLGFPDDPDSPGPTVISTATLTEVASWYPGLSADELRRRMRANIEIGDVPAFWEDRLFTETGDAVSFKVGDVRFFGVYPCQRCVVPTRDSYLGKADPNFAKIFAHQRQATLPSWVATSSFKTFYSLSVNTRLPASEAGKILQVGDEIEILPQ from the coding sequence ATGCCATATTTAGCCAAGATTTTACTGTACCCAATTAAGTCACTGGATGGCGTTGAAGTTGAAACCGCGACAGTCTTAGAGAGTGGCGCCCTTAAATACGATGGTGCGTATGTTGGGCCACAGCGCCCGCAAGGCGATCGCGCAAGGCGCCCGCAAGGCGATGGCGCAAGGCGCCCGCAAGGCGATGGCGCAAGGCGCCCGCAAGGCGATGGCGCAAGGCGCCCGCAAGGCGATGGCGCAAGGCGCCCGCAAGGCGATGGCGCAAGGCGCCCGCAAGGCGATCGCGAATTTGCCATTTTTGACACCCAAGGTAGGCTTGTCAACGGCAAGCGCCATGCCAAAATCCATTTACTGCGCTCAGAATTTTCCTTAGAATCTAGAACTATCTCACTACAAATTCCAGGCAGCAACTCACCACAAGTTTTTCATTTAGATCAAGAACGACAAAGGCTAGAAGCGACTTTAAGCGATTTTTTTGAATTTACCGTCACATTCAAACAAAACTCTCAACTAGGCTTTCCTGATGATCCAGACTCACCAGGTCCAACAGTAATTAGCACAGCCACCTTGACAGAAGTAGCTTCCTGGTATCCTGGTTTGAGTGCAGATGAATTGCGTCGGCGGATGCGTGCCAACATCGAGATTGGCGATGTACCAGCCTTTTGGGAAGACCGGCTGTTTACCGAAACTGGGGATGCAGTATCCTTTAAAGTGGGAGATGTGCGCTTTTTTGGAGTATATCCCTGTCAGCGTTGTGTCGTCCCCACCCGCGATTCTTACCTAGGGAAAGCTGACCCAAACTTTGCCAAAATATTTGCCCACCAGCGCCAAGCCACCTTACCAAGCTGGGTAGCAACATCCAGCTTTAAAACCTTTTACAGCTTGAGTGTGAATACAAGATTACCCGCCTCAGAAGCGGGAAAAATTTTACAAGTCGGCGACGAAATTGAGATTCTTCCGCAATAA
- the ldpA gene encoding circadian clock protein LdpA, with protein MTDLFAPLQSLKQGHWFKLICGASFQHLPAVRSLTLAYTLAGADCIDVAADPAVIAAAQEALLVARDLAEDAQKRGFSNKGSLPFLMVSLNDGEDPHFRKAEFRATECPKDCPRPCEQICPAQAIVFNSIKENYSGVVAQKCYGCGRCLPACPYEKIYTESYMSTPGAIAPLVMSTGVDAIEIHTKVGRLAEFQQLWQAISPWAEQLKVIAISCPDGEGMIDYLDALYNLIAPLKSTLIWQTDGRPMSGDIGDGTTIAAVKLGQKVLAAKLPGYVQLAGGTNSYTVAKLKAMALLNDFRLPILDFGLEDENPKSKIAGVAYGSYARVLLSPVLEQLEKKEVSQASLKATIHLEEEPELLWQAVGLAHSLVSQLKSQQER; from the coding sequence GTGACTGATCTGTTCGCCCCTTTACAATCCCTGAAACAAGGTCACTGGTTCAAGCTGATTTGCGGCGCCAGTTTCCAACATCTACCTGCTGTCAGAAGTTTAACATTAGCCTACACTTTGGCGGGCGCTGACTGCATAGACGTGGCAGCTGATCCAGCTGTAATTGCCGCAGCCCAAGAGGCTCTACTTGTAGCCAGAGATTTAGCTGAGGATGCTCAAAAGCGAGGTTTTAGCAACAAAGGCAGCTTACCCTTTTTGATGGTCAGCCTAAATGATGGAGAAGACCCCCATTTTCGCAAAGCTGAGTTTCGTGCCACTGAGTGCCCCAAAGACTGCCCTAGACCCTGTGAACAAATTTGTCCAGCACAGGCAATCGTGTTTAACAGTATAAAAGAGAACTATTCGGGGGTAGTTGCTCAAAAGTGCTATGGCTGTGGACGTTGCCTACCAGCATGTCCATATGAGAAAATTTATACAGAGTCCTATATGTCAACGCCAGGAGCGATCGCACCATTGGTAATGTCAACGGGAGTAGATGCCATCGAAATTCATACAAAAGTAGGGCGTTTGGCAGAATTTCAGCAATTATGGCAAGCAATTTCACCGTGGGCAGAGCAATTAAAGGTCATAGCTATCAGTTGTCCCGATGGCGAGGGAATGATTGACTACCTCGACGCGCTGTATAATCTGATAGCCCCCCTCAAAAGTACCTTAATTTGGCAAACTGATGGTCGTCCAATGAGTGGTGATATTGGAGACGGTACCACGATCGCCGCTGTGAAATTAGGGCAAAAAGTTTTGGCAGCAAAGTTACCGGGATATGTGCAGTTAGCAGGTGGCACCAACAGCTATACCGTTGCTAAGTTAAAGGCAATGGCACTGCTCAACGATTTTAGATTGCCGATTTTAGATTTTGGATTAGAAGACGAAAATCCAAAATCCAAAATTGCCGGAGTAGCTTACGGTAGCTACGCCCGTGTACTGCTGTCACCAGTTCTTGAGCAATTAGAAAAAAAGGAGGTGAGTCAAGCAAGTCTCAAGGCGACTATCCACCTAGAAGAAGAACCAGAATTACTTTGGCAGGCTGTAGGGCTTGCCCATTCTCTCGTTTCCCAGCTCAAGTCACAGCAGGAGCGTTAA
- a CDS encoding gluconeogenesis factor YvcK family protein produces MSIGFLRQALNALQKQSRSRTSHRVNQWFKWLSPGISVKRWLLISVSGVVLASLGLAIWIKLTPIFWALELVRNFLGVITNILPNYVSGPLVILFGVLLVLWGQSRTVGSITKVLRPGGEEEELIDVLLAHHRLYRGPKIVVIGGGTGLSTLLRGLKTYSANITAVVTVADDGGSSGRLREVFGVLPPGDIRNCLAALADEEKLLTELFQYRFRAGDGLMGHSFGNLFLTAMTEITGDLEQAVAASSKVLAVRGQVLPATLSDVRLWAELADGRRIEGESSIPKAGGKILKVGCIPANPPALPAAIKAIKEADYIIIGPGSLYTSLIPNLLVPEIADAIAATNVPRIYVCNIMTQPGETQDYTVADHIRAIDDACGQRRLFDAVLVHKKSPSAQSLIRYAQQKSNPVFLDREAVTQLGRRIVPANVLYEDETGCVRHDPPKLAKVLLRWYSGANHGK; encoded by the coding sequence ATGTCAATCGGTTTTCTCAGACAAGCCCTCAACGCCCTGCAAAAACAATCGCGCAGTCGCACTTCTCATCGGGTGAACCAGTGGTTCAAGTGGTTATCTCCTGGAATATCAGTAAAACGTTGGTTGCTAATTAGTGTTAGCGGTGTAGTGCTGGCAAGTTTGGGGTTGGCTATTTGGATTAAGCTAACTCCTATTTTTTGGGCGCTGGAGTTGGTGAGGAATTTTCTGGGAGTGATCACCAACATTTTACCCAACTATGTCAGCGGCCCTTTGGTAATCCTGTTCGGCGTGCTGTTGGTGCTTTGGGGGCAATCCCGTACTGTAGGCTCAATTACTAAGGTACTAAGACCAGGAGGCGAAGAAGAAGAACTTATAGATGTTCTACTGGCACATCACCGATTGTACCGAGGTCCAAAAATAGTGGTGATTGGTGGTGGTACTGGACTTTCTACTTTGCTACGCGGACTGAAAACCTACAGCGCGAATATCACCGCCGTTGTCACGGTAGCTGATGATGGTGGATCTTCTGGGAGGTTGCGCGAGGTATTTGGAGTTTTACCACCAGGAGATATTCGCAATTGTTTAGCTGCACTGGCAGATGAAGAAAAGTTATTAACAGAACTGTTTCAATACCGTTTTCGGGCTGGGGATGGCTTGATGGGTCACAGTTTTGGCAATTTGTTTTTAACGGCAATGACAGAAATTACTGGGGATTTGGAACAGGCTGTGGCTGCTAGTTCTAAAGTGCTAGCAGTTAGGGGGCAAGTGCTACCAGCAACCCTGAGTGATGTGCGCCTCTGGGCAGAATTAGCCGATGGTCGCCGCATCGAGGGTGAGTCTAGCATTCCCAAAGCTGGGGGTAAAATTCTGAAAGTTGGTTGTATTCCTGCTAACCCGCCAGCCTTGCCAGCAGCGATTAAGGCAATTAAAGAAGCTGACTATATTATTATTGGGCCGGGTAGTCTTTATACTAGCTTGATTCCCAATTTGTTGGTTCCAGAAATTGCTGATGCGATCGCCGCGACAAACGTTCCCCGCATCTATGTCTGCAATATCATGACTCAACCGGGAGAAACCCAAGATTACACTGTTGCTGACCACATCCGCGCCATTGATGATGCTTGCGGGCAAAGACGGCTATTTGATGCTGTATTAGTCCACAAAAAATCCCCCTCGGCTCAATCATTGATCCGTTATGCTCAACAAAAGTCTAATCCTGTTTTTCTCGATCGAGAAGCTGTCACCCAACTAGGACGGCGAATTGTGCCAGCGAATGTTTTGTATGAAGATGAAACGGGTTGCGTACGTCACGATCCCCCAAAACTAGCGAAAGTCTTGTTACGTTGGTACAGTGGGGCTAATCATGGAAAATAA
- a CDS encoding patatin-like phospholipase family protein, translating to MGCYNHCRRRNCLRQRAAKYISARSSFNFRVANHLGDRWYDDCYLWEICAASSSAPTIFPPYNLKPVDKNKFGDWQFPHIDGGVSANNPALAALSLAMRINQSSVSQTIKEKYKLHDLQFADYSILSIGTGQTGEPYQFEQVNKWKGLDWAAHLTDIFMDPTSEVASTICRQIMGGYNSKRYLRLQFNLNETTKPKPEETYKDPRLVLRQDERKNKFTEQHITEEIDNASQETIQQLIDTASAFIDQGRSFYTRDEDGPGVKDAIASFIRNN from the coding sequence ATGGGCTGTTACAACCATTGTCGGCGGCGAAATTGTTTACGACAAAGGGCAGCTAAATACATCAGTGCGAGGTCAAGCTTTAACTTTCGTGTAGCGAATCATCTTGGCGACCGCTGGTATGATGACTGTTATTTGTGGGAGATATGCGCTGCTTCTTCCTCTGCTCCCACAATATTTCCACCGTATAACTTAAAGCCTGTCGATAAAAATAAATTTGGTGATTGGCAATTCCCACACATTGACGGGGGAGTTTCTGCTAACAATCCTGCTCTAGCAGCGTTGAGTTTAGCTATGAGAATAAATCAAAGTTCGGTCTCACAAACAATTAAAGAAAAATACAAACTTCATGATCTTCAGTTTGCCGATTACTCTATTCTTTCTATTGGCACTGGTCAAACTGGTGAACCATATCAGTTTGAGCAAGTAAACAAATGGAAAGGCTTGGACTGGGCAGCACATCTTACTGATATTTTTATGGACCCTACATCTGAGGTAGCGAGTACAATTTGCCGACAAATTATGGGCGGATATAATTCAAAACGTTATTTACGTCTTCAATTTAATTTAAATGAGACAACTAAACCTAAGCCAGAAGAGACTTATAAAGATCCTCGCCTCGTATTGCGGCAAGATGAGCGAAAAAACAAATTTACAGAGCAACACATCACTGAAGAAATAGATAATGCTAGCCAGGAGACTATCCAGCAGTTAATAGATACAGCGTCTGCATTCATTGATCAAGGTCGGAGCTTTTATACCAGAGATGAAGATGGGCCTGGGGTGAAAGATGCGATCGCCTCTTTCATCAGAAATAACTAA
- the lepB gene encoding signal peptidase I, which yields MQNQVPDNNSSQQTDNSWIAELGRTIILSIVLALGIRTFVAEARWIPSGSMEPTLHGTPNQWEADKIIVDKLKYKFSAPQRGDIVVFSPTLELQKEQYQDAFIKRVIGLPGDKIELKDGKVLINGKPLQEENYLSSGKRTVVDVCTSGPQPPFLAKPQTIPTNSYLVLGDNRGSSYDGRCWGLVPRQNIIGRAVLRFWPLNNVGGLDESPLYPDSN from the coding sequence ATGCAAAATCAAGTGCCTGATAACAACTCTAGCCAACAAACTGATAATTCCTGGATCGCAGAGCTAGGTAGAACGATTATCTTGAGCATCGTTCTAGCTTTGGGAATTCGTACATTTGTCGCCGAAGCCCGCTGGATTCCTTCTGGCTCAATGGAACCGACTCTGCATGGTACGCCAAACCAATGGGAAGCAGATAAGATTATTGTCGATAAATTGAAGTATAAATTTTCTGCTCCCCAACGGGGAGATATTGTAGTATTTTCACCTACATTAGAGCTACAAAAAGAACAATATCAAGATGCCTTCATTAAACGTGTCATTGGCTTACCTGGAGACAAAATAGAACTCAAAGATGGCAAAGTCTTGATCAACGGCAAACCCCTCCAAGAAGAAAACTACTTATCCAGCGGAAAGCGTACAGTTGTTGATGTTTGCACATCAGGACCGCAGCCACCTTTCTTAGCTAAACCCCAAACGATACCCACTAACTCATATTTGGTTTTAGGTGATAACCGTGGTAGCAGTTATGATGGACGTTGTTGGGGTTTAGTTCCCCGGCAAAATATTATCGGTCGTGCCGTACTTCGCTTCTGGCCGCTTAATAATGTTGGCGGACTCGATGAGTCGCCGTTGTATCCAGACTCCAATTAG